The genomic segment TTCTCTAAATTTGATTTCATGTTCCGTCCTTGGTAAATTTCAGGGTTCATTGGATCTGTCTGTAGTTTCACTGAGATGCCTTATATCCTATTTGTTTTCCTTCTCTCGTATGTTTTTAATCTTTCAGATATTTTCATTATCCCTTTGCCCTTCCAAGTTGGATTCCTTGGCCAAATTCTAGCTACCAATTCCCCATGATAAGttgataaaatttcttaaagatgttttccttttttccccAGATTTTTATCTCTTATCTCCTCTTATCAGTGTAATTATTTTCTTGGGTTTGTAGTTATTTTCCAATTTGATTgcaataaaatttgatttctcCATGATGATATGACTTTGAGTTCACTCTTGGTTTGCCCTCTCTTTATATCTACATATTAAAGCATAACCACTGAAGTTCATGGAATTCCCATTTCTGTCAATTGTCAGGTACTATTCTGTGGAACTTAAGATAGGCAACCCACCTAAGCCTTTTCAGCTTGACATTGATACTGGCAGCGACCTCACTTGGGTCCAATGTGATGCTCCTTGTACTGGTTGCACTCAGGTAAATTTCTTACTCCAATATGATCATAGCATTATAATGATTtgcaagaaaaaaacaaagactGCTAGGTTCTTATGATGCCTTTATCTTCCTTTTTGCAGCCTCGTGACCGTCTTTACAAGCCCGTTAGGAACAACTTTCTGCCTTGCAAGGATCCCATATGTGCTGCACTTAACTCTCCAAAGTCAAATCCATGCAAGAATCCAAATGAAAAATGTGGCTTTCAAGTTGAATATGCTGACCGTGGTTCAGTTCTTGGTGTCATGGTCTCAGACAACTTTCCCCTGGGCCTTGTCAATGGCTCCCTTTCTAATCCCCTCTTGGCCTTTGGGTGGGAATTTCCATCTCTTCTTCTCAATTTACAACCTTTGAATTTCAGAAGTGATTTCAACCATGCTTTCGAAGTAAAATGTTGAAATTCGTACAGTTTGTGTATTGTGTTTATAGATACATTCACTTCCATGATACCTAACGGTACTATGTTTTTCCTCATCTGCAGATGTGGATATCGTCTACAAAATCGTGGTCCACACCCTCCTCCTACCACTGCTGGAGTCCTTGGACTTGGCAAAAGTAAAGCAAGCATCTCATCACAACTGAGTGGCATGGGTATAACAAAAAATGTGGTAGGTCATTGTTTCAGTGGACGAGGGGGAGGGTTTTTGTTCCTTGGAGCTGATTTTGTCCCTAAATCAGGAATGACTTGGACGCCAATGTTGCAAAATTCCTTTGAGTAAGCACAATCAGatatattttctttacttctttACTAGTTCCATGTTACCTCTAACGTGTGtttctttcttgttggtttCGTTTCAGTAAACATTATTCTTCTGGTCCAGCAGAACTTCTTTTTGGTGGGAAGCCTACCGGTGTAAAGGGCCTTAATGTTATTTTTGACTCTGGAGCCACCTACACTTACTTGAGTTCTAAAGTTTACCAAACTGTACTCAATCTGGTGAGACAGAAAAAGCAAACACAATGCACAAAACCTTATGAATGCAAACACATTACCAGAACTGATTGCACACATCATTTTTCAGATAAGGAAAGATCTAACTGGAAAGCAACTACGAGATGTGAAAGATAACGCTCTGCCAATTTGCTGGAAAGGCGCAAAACCTTTTAAATCTGTGCGAGATGTTAGGAACTATTTTAACACTTTGGTGCTGAGTTTTGCCGGTGCAAATAACAATAAGCTAGTATTACCACCTGAAGCTTATCTCATTGTCACTGTAAGTACCTCTGGAaaccattaattattttttttcaaagaattaAAACTAAATGTACAGTTCTATGGAGTTAAAAAGAGAATGCAATATAACAAGCTCATTTTTCTCAGGAACGAGGAAATGTTTGCCTAGGAATTTTGAGTGGCACTGAAGCTGGACTAGGAATTACCAATGTGATTGGAGGTAAGAGTGTTTTTATTGCATATAGCTTGACCAGTCATTTTGCTTCTAAGTTTCTAATTTGTTTGCCTTCCCTTGCAATCCAACTTTTCCTTGTTGGTATGCTGTACAGACATTTCATTGCAAGATAAACTGGTGATATATGATAATGAGAACCAGAGGATTGGATGGGCTTCTGCTGATTGTACTCGCAAGCCTCGATGATTATGAACCTATTCTCTTGTATTATGtaagaaaaactaaataaaatgaCTGAATAAAGTGTAAGGCAAAAAAAATAGCTTCATTCTTCAAAAGAGGGTACATACTTTTTGTTTAGTTGTAGAAGAAGGCTCATTACCATGATGCTTCTCTTTGATAATACACAAGGGTTGAAAAATGTAAGCGGGTAACTTATTGGAAATATGATGTAGGCAATACAAATGGCGTTTACGAAAGACATTCACAATGCCCTTTGATATATCTTATGCTGCATGTTAGCTTTAGAAAGTTTCATATCCAAGAAAGATGCATCTTTGACTGTGCAAACAAGTTCATGTCCAGGTACAATGATCTCTCAGTCATAAACACCCTTACAATGATTGGATAGACTTTCTGCACTCCTTTCAAACTTTCCCAACTCCTTCACTTTGGGTCACCTCAAAGGCAAGCAAAATATGTAGCTACAGCTTTGCTGGAGAGTGTATCAGAAATAAACACAGGCGTTTGGACCTGATGGCTTTggtcttctctctttctttctcttcttttaagcTGGAAAAAGATGTCAATCAATTCAAATAGCATGACCCAACAACTTCTTATACATTTTTCAGAGGAATGAAGAATCATTCCCACAAGTAAAAATGTTCATGGCAAGAGTTCTCTGTGAACTTTCTCTTGTATATTCATTATTGCTTTGTCATTGATTATTATCCATAGACTTTTTTAAGCAGTCAGCAGTTTTCTATCATGAGAAAGAAAGGGCAGAATCGTAAGGAAGAAGagaataagaagaagaagaagaagagggagGACATAGACTTACCATATCCACCAGAAATTGCTGGCTTAATTAACCAAATATTTAACTGGGGCGTTGTCTAAAGGCCTTTTATTAGCAGAAGCCGTTGCCAAGAGATATTGGCGGCCTAGCCTATTTTACTTCTTCGGTTCGTCCCTgtttcacatttttaaagggCAGATATTGCATTCTATAATACGAATGAAACAATGTGACACGATGAGTTATAAAAGTTTTACCTCATGATATAATTTGTAACACACAGACATTTCAATATTTAACATACCCGCAATTTTGTGATGGTCAAAGACAACtagttaaattgattttgaaagTCACGAACATTTGActtaatgataattttttaaaaaaaataaaaaaacaaaaaatgtgaAAAGTGGACAACAAAACTAAAGGCCATTGGGTCCTAATCgtttaaatatttgaaaaattcagAATTTAACAGAGTTATATATATGTCTACTTATATTgatgtaaaattaatttaattttacattttttcatagcttttatgcaatttatatttgattt from the Theobroma cacao cultivar B97-61/B2 chromosome 8, Criollo_cocoa_genome_V2, whole genome shotgun sequence genome contains:
- the LOC18592366 gene encoding aspartic proteinase Asp1 isoform X2, whose translation is MVLSAHLHGCFAATGQGQRLWKRSTVHPTVVNGFGSSVFLPVSGNVYPLGYYSVELKIGNPPKPFQLDIDTGSDLTWVQCDAPCTGCTQPRDRLYKPVRNNFLPCKDPICAALNSPKSNPCKNPNEKCGFQVEYADRGSVLGVMVSDNFPLGLVNGSLSNPLLAFGCGYRLQNRGPHPPPTTAGVLGLGKSKASISSQLSGMGITKNVVGHCFSGRGGGFLFLGADFVPKSGMTWTPMLQNSFDKHYSSGPAELLFGGKPTGVKGLNVIFDSGATYTYLSSKVYQTVLNLIRKDLTGKQLRDVKDNALPICWKGAKPFKSVRDVRNYFNTLVLSFAGANNNKLVLPPEAYLIVTERGNVCLGILSGTEAGLGITNVIGDISLQDKLVIYDNENQRIGWASADCTRKPR
- the LOC18592366 gene encoding aspartic proteinase Asp1 isoform X1, with translation MADQEMKGKRASLMIMVFVFQVLSAHLHGCFAATGQGQRLWKRSTVHPTVVNGFGSSVFLPVSGNVYPLGYYSVELKIGNPPKPFQLDIDTGSDLTWVQCDAPCTGCTQPRDRLYKPVRNNFLPCKDPICAALNSPKSNPCKNPNEKCGFQVEYADRGSVLGVMVSDNFPLGLVNGSLSNPLLAFGCGYRLQNRGPHPPPTTAGVLGLGKSKASISSQLSGMGITKNVVGHCFSGRGGGFLFLGADFVPKSGMTWTPMLQNSFDKHYSSGPAELLFGGKPTGVKGLNVIFDSGATYTYLSSKVYQTVLNLIRKDLTGKQLRDVKDNALPICWKGAKPFKSVRDVRNYFNTLVLSFAGANNNKLVLPPEAYLIVTERGNVCLGILSGTEAGLGITNVIGDISLQDKLVIYDNENQRIGWASADCTRKPR